A window of Borrelia sp. A-FGy1 contains these coding sequences:
- a CDS encoding DUF3996 domain-containing protein: protein MQKSILIMLLLLITWTNAIGRNSYLNRGIGFGGSIGNPIFNYAMSFPFIDIEIGYGGSNGINLSGHKINSKKYDLNLFALVALDLILTTPLIEKLSIGLGIGGSLHIAYHKPDLINIQLGFGFRTPIAIFYDLTEQIEIGFKIAPSIEFVSNTRSLAYHLLYSGLKTNIMGGIFAKYYI from the coding sequence ATGCAAAAATCAATACTAATAATGTTACTGTTATTAATAACATGGACTAATGCGATTGGAAGAAATTCTTATTTAAACAGAGGAATAGGATTTGGAGGCAGTATAGGAAATCCCATTTTCAACTATGCCATGTCCTTCCCATTCATTGATATTGAAATAGGATACGGAGGTAGTAACGGAATAAATTTATCCGGACATAAAATTAATTCAAAAAAATATGATTTAAATCTATTTGCACTTGTAGCTCTAGATTTAATCTTAACAACACCCTTGATTGAAAAATTATCTATTGGATTGGGAATTGGAGGAAGTCTACATATAGCATATCACAAACCAGATTTAATAAACATTCAATTAGGATTTGGATTTAGAACACCAATTGCCATTTTTTATGACTTAACAGAGCAAATAGAAATAGGATTTAAAATAGCACCTTCAATAGAATTTGTATCAAACACAAGATCTCTTGCATATCACCTTCTCTACTCAGGACTTAAAACAAACATAATGGGAGGAATATTCGCAAAATATTATATTTAA
- a CDS encoding DUF3996 domain-containing protein — translation MLNKKLLFISFLLIIFTYYEHISSKEMLENNSTKPTIETTLSIKSREKFGFGFLFPFPTGIEFSITTFDIGIGIIHTSITNLFSKEFMFHTYTHYIFSDLYIVNAFFFLMGVGLFLEIGKITEIYEQKYYSGISYKIGLSIPFGIKYKALNDTFEINAKYSIALFIGQNFSEQFIFPIRGDLSVGIKVWIKN, via the coding sequence ATGTTGAATAAAAAATTACTATTCATATCTTTTTTATTAATAATATTCACTTACTATGAACACATATCTTCAAAAGAAATGCTAGAAAATAATTCTACTAAACCCACAATAGAAACTACTCTTAGTATTAAATCAAGAGAAAAATTCGGCTTTGGATTTTTATTCCCATTTCCAACAGGCATAGAATTTAGTATAACAACTTTTGACATTGGTATAGGAATAATACATACAAGCATTACAAATCTCTTCTCAAAAGAATTTATGTTTCATACTTATACTCATTACATATTTTCAGATTTATATATTGTAAATGCTTTCTTTTTCCTTATGGGCGTTGGTTTATTTTTAGAAATTGGTAAAATAACAGAAATATATGAACAAAAATATTATTCAGGAATTAGCTATAAAATTGGATTATCTATTCCTTTTGGTATAAAGTATAAAGCATTAAATGACACCTTTGAAATTAATGCAAAGTATTCGATTGCTCTTTTTATTGGTCAAAATTTTAGTGAGCAATTTATATTCCCAATAAGGGGAGATCTTTCTGTAGGAATCAAAGTATGGATTAAAAATTAA
- the gnd gene encoding decarboxylating NADP(+)-dependent phosphogluconate dehydrogenase, which translates to MDVGIYGLGVMGSSLALNIADSGFNVSVYNRDNERTEVFLINNPHKKINGFKDIESFIKSLKKPRKIILMIASSAVDKVIEQVLPLIEKFDIIIDGGNSHYKNTMRREKELFSKDIYFVGLGISGGEEGARTGPSLMYGGSKKAYELLEPILNKIAARTRMGDICSAYIGDNGAGHYVKMIHNGIEYSDMQLISETYFFMKKAFNLDNLRIAEVFEKWSEGELSSYLIEITSIILKYKENNECLLDKILDVASQKGTGKWASIEAIETGVPANLIFESLFARILSTLKHERVIASDILKMDVGYFEFDLSDWILDLYYALLVSKILAYTQGFMMLKIASINYGWELNLGKISLIWREGCIIRSVFLEKIKLAYDKNPHLINLLFDDYFLEIIKKHHKSLRRIVSKASEIGIPLPVFYASLAFLDSYSTNYLPANLIQAQRDFFGSHKFERLDSKLGEFFHSTWQ; encoded by the coding sequence ATGGATGTTGGTATTTATGGATTAGGTGTTATGGGCAGTAGCTTGGCTTTAAATATAGCTGATAGTGGGTTTAATGTTTCTGTTTATAATAGAGATAATGAGAGGACTGAAGTTTTTCTTATAAACAATCCTCATAAAAAGATTAATGGATTTAAAGATATCGAGAGTTTCATTAAAAGTTTAAAAAAACCTAGGAAAATTATTTTAATGATAGCAAGTTCAGCTGTGGATAAAGTAATTGAACAGGTGTTGCCTTTAATTGAAAAGTTTGACATTATTATTGATGGTGGAAATTCTCATTATAAAAATACAATGAGAAGAGAAAAAGAATTATTTTCTAAAGATATTTATTTTGTTGGACTTGGGATTTCAGGAGGTGAGGAGGGAGCTAGGACTGGACCTTCTTTGATGTATGGTGGCAGCAAAAAGGCTTATGAATTACTTGAACCTATTTTAAATAAGATAGCTGCTAGGACAAGAATGGGAGATATTTGTTCTGCCTATATTGGTGATAATGGAGCTGGACATTATGTAAAGATGATTCATAATGGAATTGAATATTCTGATATGCAACTTATTAGTGAAACATATTTTTTTATGAAAAAAGCTTTTAATTTAGATAATTTAAGGATTGCAGAAGTATTTGAAAAGTGGAGTGAAGGAGAACTTTCTAGTTATTTAATAGAGATAACTTCTATCATTTTGAAATATAAGGAAAATAACGAATGTTTGCTTGATAAGATTTTAGATGTTGCAAGTCAGAAAGGAACTGGGAAGTGGGCTTCAATTGAGGCTATTGAAACGGGTGTGCCCGCAAATTTGATCTTTGAATCTTTGTTTGCACGGATTTTATCAACATTAAAACATGAAAGAGTAATAGCTAGTGATATTCTTAAAATGGATGTAGGTTATTTTGAATTTGACCTTAGTGATTGGATTTTAGATCTTTATTATGCTCTTTTGGTTTCAAAGATACTAGCTTATACTCAGGGATTTATGATGCTTAAGATAGCTTCTATTAATTATGGTTGGGAGTTAAATTTGGGAAAAATTTCTTTGATTTGGAGAGAGGGTTGCATAATTCGGAGTGTTTTCTTAGAAAAGATTAAATTAGCTTATGATAAAAATCCTCATCTTATTAATTTGCTTTTTGATGATTACTTTTTGGAAATAATTAAAAAGCATCATAAATCCTTAAGAAGGATAGTATCAAAGGCTAGCGAAATTGGGATACCTTTGCCAGTGTTTTATGCAAGTCTTGCATTTCTAGATTCTTATTCTACCAATTACTTACCAGCTAACTTAATTCAAGCTCAAAGGGACTTTTTTGGTTCGCATAAATTTGAAAGATTGGATTCAAAGCTAGGTGAATTTTTTCATAGTACTTGGCAATAA
- a CDS encoding STAS domain-containing protein, giving the protein MLYKPEGELVINSIFKVKEDLLNIFKEMKERDTLIINLSRVEKIDITFIQILYASNKYAKSRNLFIKIEYPSDEVLSSLLYGGFLNDIEDVDNLNLGLSLIEF; this is encoded by the coding sequence ATGCTTTATAAGCCAGAGGGAGAACTTGTAATAAATAGCATTTTTAAAGTTAAAGAAGATCTTTTAAATATTTTTAAAGAGATGAAAGAAAGAGATACTCTTATTATAAACCTTTCAAGGGTAGAAAAAATTGATATTACTTTTATACAAATTTTATATGCTTCTAATAAATATGCTAAGAGTAGGAATTTATTTATAAAGATAGAATATCCATCTGATGAAGTTTTAAGTTCGTTATTATATGGTGGCTTTTTAAATGATATTGAGGATGTTGATAATTTAAATCTTGGGCTTAGTTTGATTGAATTTTAG
- a CDS encoding chemotaxis protein CheW — protein MELETDLQGRLSQYLLFSLDELYAIEIKYVVEVLEYTRISKIPRTPDYMAGIINNRGKIVPIIDIRKQFGMEERKVNKEEIKKNKDANASNIIILTLTYEADEFNLGILVDYVNEVLELDPSDIDDTPKVGTGFNARFISGIGKSKNRFIIILDIENLFDIKELSKFKNTTIYDPNNER, from the coding sequence ATGGAATTAGAGACAGATTTACAAGGTAGGTTAAGTCAATATCTTTTATTTAGTTTGGATGAACTTTATGCTATTGAGATTAAATATGTTGTTGAAGTATTAGAGTATACTAGAATATCAAAAATACCAAGAACTCCTGATTATATGGCAGGAATAATCAACAATAGAGGTAAAATAGTCCCAATAATAGACATTAGAAAGCAATTCGGTATGGAAGAGCGCAAGGTAAATAAAGAAGAGATTAAGAAAAATAAGGATGCTAATGCTTCAAATATCATTATATTAACACTAACATATGAGGCAGATGAATTTAATCTTGGTATTTTGGTAGATTATGTGAATGAGGTTCTTGAATTAGACCCTTCTGATATTGATGATACTCCAAAGGTTGGTACGGGATTTAATGCGAGGTTTATTTCAGGAATAGGGAAAAGTAAAAATAGATTTATCATTATTCTTGATATAGAAAATTTATTCGATATTAAGGAACTCTCCAAGTTTAAGAATACTACAATATATGATCCTAATAATGAGAGATAG
- a CDS encoding DUF3996 domain-containing protein — translation MKKMTLILILSLIIFNAFAEDLYTNRRSFSFGIIGPFPSSIQLNLGPNIELEVGLYNGLRNLFQNIDTIFSSLEFITPTYNLLEESKIIDFALGIGIYGLWWISEWKNTQTVYNSINIGGRLSFILNFSISQRLFDIFLKAGPGINLWGKGGNLIQKWEIFATLGLRFWII, via the coding sequence ATGAAAAAGATGACATTAATTTTAATCTTATCATTAATTATTTTTAATGCTTTTGCTGAAGATTTATATACAAATAGAAGGTCTTTTAGTTTTGGAATTATTGGCCCCTTTCCAAGCTCAATTCAATTAAATTTGGGCCCAAATATTGAATTAGAGGTAGGTCTTTACAATGGATTGAGAAATTTATTTCAAAACATTGATACAATATTTTCTTCTTTGGAATTTATTACTCCTACATATAATTTATTAGAGGAATCTAAAATTATAGATTTTGCACTAGGAATTGGTATTTATGGGTTATGGTGGATATCTGAATGGAAAAATACTCAAACAGTTTATAACTCGATAAATATTGGAGGACGATTGTCTTTTATTCTAAATTTTTCAATTAGTCAAAGATTATTTGACATCTTCTTAAAAGCAGGGCCTGGTATCAACCTTTGGGGCAAAGGTGGAAATTTGATTCAAAAATGGGAAATATTTGCAACACTTGGACTCAGATTTTGGATTATATAA
- the ptsP gene encoding phosphoenolpyruvate--protein phosphotransferase, producing MTLSGKGISKGIGIGEALFIRKDFDNLIDKSKISSSQIDDEIRKFNEAKFKAISVLENLRKKAVNQLGADKEGIFEGQILIIEDDELSDTVLTFIKYKNCGAAWAVYLSFEELIKGMEDYKDVYLKERASDFRDIRNRLISNILGKITDFSEIKRDIILITEELTPSDTMQVDLSYVKGFLTTVGGETSHAAILARTIGLPALVMSSLDINNIKDGDKLIIDGFSSMVINNPSSGEINKYMNKILKHNEVEKELFSLKNKKAKTKDGVIITLKANIGTPSDIFYVNKYGLEGIGLFRTEFLYMESVKPPTENEQFEAYKKVVEALEKKGIVTIRTLDIGGDKEIPYIHFPKEDNPFLGYRALRMYMDYEDLVQIQFNAIFRASHYGKVRIMVPMLTRYEEIDIIDYFVGRAKESLKSRNLPFDENLEVGCMIETPSAALIASELSCKLKFFSIGTNDLTQYTLAVDRGNQKISNLYDKYNPAVLRLIKNVLDAGNSYGIDVSVCGELGGDEAGALILVGLGFRSLSMVPSASLRIKYLLKKYTISELSELANNVLNSKLESETLKYLDKFIGD from the coding sequence ATGACTTTATCAGGGAAAGGAATATCTAAGGGTATAGGCATAGGAGAGGCTCTTTTTATTAGAAAAGATTTTGATAATCTGATTGATAAATCAAAGATTAGCTCTTCTCAAATTGATGATGAAATAAGAAAGTTTAATGAAGCTAAGTTTAAGGCTATTTCTGTACTTGAAAATCTTAGAAAGAAAGCAGTAAATCAACTTGGTGCTGATAAGGAAGGTATTTTTGAGGGACAGATATTAATTATTGAAGATGATGAGCTTTCAGATACTGTTTTAACTTTTATTAAGTATAAAAATTGTGGTGCTGCTTGGGCTGTTTATTTATCTTTTGAGGAACTTATTAAGGGAATGGAAGATTATAAAGATGTTTACTTGAAAGAGAGAGCTTCTGATTTTAGAGACATTAGAAATAGACTCATTTCAAATATTTTAGGTAAGATCACAGATTTTTCTGAGATTAAGCGAGATATAATTTTGATTACTGAGGAATTGACTCCTTCTGATACAATGCAAGTTGATTTAAGTTATGTTAAAGGATTTTTAACTACAGTTGGTGGGGAGACTTCTCATGCTGCTATTTTAGCAAGAACAATAGGGCTTCCAGCCCTTGTTATGTCTTCTCTAGATATTAATAATATTAAGGATGGTGATAAGTTAATAATTGATGGATTTTCTTCTATGGTTATTAATAATCCATCATCTGGTGAAATTAATAAATATATGAATAAAATATTGAAGCATAATGAAGTTGAAAAAGAGCTTTTTTCTTTAAAAAATAAGAAGGCAAAGACAAAGGATGGAGTTATAATAACTTTAAAGGCCAACATTGGAACTCCTTCGGATATTTTTTATGTTAATAAATATGGGCTAGAGGGAATAGGTCTTTTTAGAACAGAGTTTTTATATATGGAATCTGTAAAGCCGCCTACAGAGAATGAACAATTTGAGGCTTATAAGAAAGTTGTAGAGGCTCTTGAGAAGAAAGGTATTGTTACTATTCGTACTCTTGATATTGGAGGAGATAAGGAAATACCTTATATCCATTTTCCAAAAGAAGATAATCCTTTTTTAGGATATCGTGCTCTTAGAATGTATATGGACTATGAAGATTTAGTGCAAATTCAATTCAATGCAATTTTTAGGGCTAGTCATTATGGAAAGGTAAGAATAATGGTACCTATGCTTACTAGGTATGAAGAAATTGATATAATTGATTATTTTGTAGGAAGGGCTAAAGAAAGTTTAAAGTCTAGAAATTTACCTTTTGATGAGAATTTGGAAGTAGGTTGTATGATAGAGACACCCTCAGCAGCTTTAATTGCTTCTGAGCTTTCTTGTAAATTGAAGTTTTTTAGTATTGGGACTAATGATTTGACTCAATATACTTTGGCAGTAGATCGTGGTAATCAGAAGATATCAAATTTATATGATAAATATAATCCTGCTGTTTTAAGATTAATTAAGAATGTTCTTGATGCTGGCAATAGTTATGGAATTGATGTGTCCGTTTGTGGGGAGCTAGGAGGCGATGAAGCTGGTGCTTTAATTCTTGTTGGTCTTGGATTTAGATCTTTGAGTATGGTGCCTAGTGCTTCACTTAGAATTAAATATTTACTAAAGAAATATACAATATCTGAGCTAAGTGAATTAGCTAATAATGTATTGAATAGTAAATTAGAGTCAGAGACTTTAAAATATTTAGATAAATTTATAGGAGATTAA
- the crr gene encoding PTS glucose transporter subunit IIA — protein MGFLDFFKKIVILDLIAPVSGKVVSIDKVPDEAFAEKIVGDGVAIIPTGSELVAPCDGTIGKIFKTNHAFSLETKEGVEIFVHFGINTLNLNGKGFTRVAEEGVSVKQGDVVIRIDLDYLKTHAESVITPVVIANSDEVSSIEYVFGRLDDGSEYIVPSSTSLTEDIRNKISQTKPVEAGKDLVLRVKK, from the coding sequence ATGGGATTTTTAGATTTTTTTAAAAAGATCGTTATCTTGGATTTAATAGCACCTGTTAGTGGGAAGGTTGTTTCAATCGATAAGGTACCAGATGAAGCGTTTGCTGAAAAGATCGTTGGAGATGGAGTTGCTATTATCCCTACAGGTAGTGAGTTAGTTGCACCTTGTGATGGAACTATTGGTAAGATTTTCAAAACAAATCATGCTTTTAGTCTTGAAACTAAAGAAGGCGTTGAAATTTTTGTGCACTTTGGTATTAATACTCTTAATTTAAATGGGAAAGGTTTTACAAGGGTTGCTGAAGAAGGTGTTAGTGTAAAACAGGGAGATGTTGTTATTAGGATTGACCTTGACTATTTAAAGACACATGCAGAGTCAGTAATTACTCCAGTTGTTATTGCAAATTCTGATGAGGTTTCAAGTATTGAGTATGTATTTGGAAGGCTTGATGATGGGTCTGAATATATTGTACCTTCTTCTACTTCTTTAACAGAAGATATTAGAAATAAGATATCTCAAACCAAACCGGTTGAAGCTGGTAAAGATTTAGTACTTAGAGTTAAGAAATAG
- the htpG gene encoding molecular chaperone HtpG, whose product MKKQFDTEVNDLLYLIIHSLYSHKEIFLRELISNASDAIDKLKFLNLTNEKFKSINLDPKIEISFDDKTIKIKDNGIGMNEEDLINHLGVIAKSGTKEFINNLKKDEKKASSLIGQFGVGFYSAFIVSEKIEVKTKKALEDNAYIWSSDGKTGYEIEETEKDDIGTEITLFLNEEGTQYANKWKIQEIIKKYSNHINYPIFIKYKEPLMKDGKQEGFEEREDKANESMAIWVKNKNEITAEEYNEFYKNISFDYENPLIHIHTKAEGSIEYINLFYIPSKAPYDLYYPNPKPGVKLFINRIFITDSEGSLLPNYLRFIKGIIDCQDLPLNVSREILQQNKILSKIKSSSVKKILSELEKLSESDSSKFDVFSKEFGRCLKEGVYSDFDNREKLISLIRFKSSSVNGLTSLKEYKKRMPEEQKRIYYITGGKENILKSNPIVNAYKQRGYETLIMDDELDEAILNFITEYDGIKLKAINKNETSDELKDENFKKTEEEFKDILSKVKEILKNDVKDVLLSASLIKEPSAIIIDSGDPTYQMQRIMLSMGQEIKETKPILELNPNNKIIQNLKNLDSENLEKISIILLEEAMITSGLPSKNPSQFINIINEILEKNI is encoded by the coding sequence ATGAAAAAACAATTTGACACAGAAGTTAATGATTTACTTTATTTAATAATACACTCACTTTATTCCCATAAAGAAATATTTTTACGAGAATTAATATCAAACGCTTCTGATGCAATTGACAAACTTAAATTTTTGAACTTAACAAACGAAAAATTTAAGAGTATTAACTTAGATCCAAAGATAGAAATAAGTTTCGATGATAAAACCATTAAGATTAAAGACAATGGCATTGGAATGAATGAAGAAGACCTAATTAATCATCTTGGAGTAATTGCAAAATCAGGAACCAAAGAATTTATAAATAACTTAAAAAAAGATGAAAAAAAGGCCTCAAGTTTAATTGGACAATTTGGAGTTGGATTTTACAGTGCTTTTATTGTGTCTGAAAAAATTGAAGTTAAAACAAAAAAAGCCTTAGAAGATAATGCCTATATCTGGTCTAGTGACGGTAAAACCGGGTATGAAATAGAGGAAACAGAAAAAGATGATATAGGAACTGAAATAACTCTTTTTCTTAATGAAGAAGGTACTCAATATGCTAATAAATGGAAAATTCAAGAAATTATAAAAAAATATTCAAATCATATTAATTATCCTATATTCATTAAATACAAAGAACCTTTAATGAAAGATGGAAAACAAGAAGGATTTGAAGAAAGGGAAGATAAGGCAAACGAATCTATGGCTATTTGGGTAAAAAACAAAAATGAGATTACTGCTGAAGAATATAATGAATTTTATAAAAATATCAGTTTTGACTATGAGAATCCACTCATCCATATCCACACAAAAGCCGAAGGGAGCATTGAATATATCAATCTTTTCTATATTCCAAGCAAAGCTCCTTACGACTTATACTATCCAAATCCTAAACCCGGTGTAAAGTTATTTATAAACAGAATTTTTATTACAGATTCTGAAGGTAGTTTACTTCCAAATTATTTGAGATTTATAAAAGGAATAATAGACTGTCAAGATTTACCTCTAAATGTAAGTAGAGAGATTCTACAACAAAATAAAATATTATCAAAAATAAAATCATCTTCCGTAAAAAAAATATTAAGCGAACTTGAAAAACTAAGCGAATCAGATTCTTCAAAGTTTGATGTATTTTCAAAAGAATTTGGAAGATGCCTAAAAGAAGGGGTTTATTCTGATTTTGATAATAGAGAAAAGCTTATATCTTTAATTAGATTTAAGTCTTCTAGTGTAAATGGACTTACATCATTAAAGGAATATAAAAAAAGAATGCCTGAAGAACAAAAAAGGATATATTATATAACCGGAGGAAAAGAAAATATACTCAAATCTAATCCTATTGTAAATGCCTATAAACAAAGAGGATATGAAACTCTAATTATGGATGATGAACTTGACGAAGCTATTTTAAATTTCATCACAGAATATGACGGAATAAAGCTAAAAGCAATAAATAAAAACGAAACAAGTGACGAATTAAAAGATGAAAACTTTAAAAAAACCGAAGAAGAATTTAAAGATATCTTATCAAAAGTAAAAGAAATACTTAAAAACGATGTCAAAGATGTCTTGCTATCAGCTTCACTAATAAAAGAACCATCTGCAATCATTATTGACAGTGGTGACCCTACATATCAAATGCAAAGAATTATGTTATCAATGGGACAGGAAATCAAAGAAACAAAGCCTATCCTTGAACTCAACCCAAATAACAAGATAATTCAAAATCTAAAAAACTTAGATAGCGAAAATTTAGAAAAGATAAGTATTATTCTTCTTGAAGAGGCAATGATAACCTCAGGCTTACCCAGCAAAAATCCAAGCCAATTTATAAATATAATAAATGAAATTTTAGAGAAAAATATATAA